The genome window ACAATGTACCCTTGGGGTGACATACTGTTGTGTTGCTTTGCAATATTTAAATGGCTCAGGCTTGGATTGGAATGAACTACTTTCATGATCCCAGCCCAGGCTTCCTTGGGGCAACATCTCCACCAGTCTGTCACTTCATTCATCTTGCTGCATCCTAAATTGGGTCCCTCTTATCTCCAGAGAGATGGAGTTACCATCgttggaggtgttcaagaacagtggagatgtagcactgagggacacagctGGTGGGCATGgctggggtgggctggggttggtctaatgatcttggaggttttttccaaacttaatgattccatgaacCTACTAGGTGGCCAAACCTCACCTTGGATGCATGGGTCTCTTTATGATCCTTTTTTTTTNNNNNNNNNNNNNNNNNNNNNNNNNNNNNNNNNNNNNNNNNNNNNNNNNNNNNNNNNNNNNNNNNNNNNNNNNNNNNNNNNNNNNNNNNNNNNNNNNNNNCACTGCAGCTGCGGGAGCGCTGCCGCGGGGCGGTGAGGTGGGTGCCCGTCCTTGGCCGTTGGTTGTCCCCGTGTCGACTCCATCCCCGCTTCCCGGCCGCACTCCTGACCGCGGAAGGAAGGTGTGGAGCTCGggctgctgggaggaggaggagggagaggaggaggaaggccgCCTGCCCCGCACCTTTGGGCCCTGACTTTAAATGACCGCCGAATGTTGGGGCTAAAATGCCATTAGGACCCGAAGTGTGGCACAGCACCGCACCCGGCTCCGCGCAGCCCCGTTCCCGCAGCGGCACTTCGCCCCGCGTGGGCGGCGCGGGGAGGGGACGGCGCGTTCCCACTCGCTTTCCCTGACCGAGGGAGGATATGGTGTCCCCGGGGCAAATTCCTCTCTGCgggaagaaggaaagcatgAATGGGGCGGGGGAGTGGATTCTGCCCCCGTGCAGGGCAAAGAGCCTTTAGTTGCCCTTGGGGACTGAGCGAGGATGGAGGGCATGGGCAGAGGTGTTGTGAAGGTGGAAATCCCGATTACAGCTTTGTCCCTCGACACTTTGGCTCATTTTTCACCCTGTTACCCCAAAACTGCCAGTCTCCTAGGGAAAAAAGTGCCAATGGGTTTCTTGGGTGCTGAGCAGGGATAGGAGACTGCAGCGCTGGGAGGATGGGATGGaacagggaaactgaggcatgatGCAGTGCCCTGAGAGCAGGGAGCCCTGGTGGGTCTCCGTGGGAAAGATCCTGGGAAGGATGCTTTGTGGGGAGGAGATGTGCAAATGACACTTTTCAGCAAAGGGAACCAAAAGCGGGGAGTGTGTTCCCATTGGCACCCAAGCCCTAACATCTGATCCAAGAGCCTTGCTCCTTCCCTGCCCTCTGGCAGCACCACTCTGTGAGATGGGGAAAAATGGCACTGCTCCGGGCCTGGAGACAATGTCAGGAGGTCCCAGACTTCCTCCATGCCAGGGCCAATGTTTCATTGGAGCGTGTGGAGAAGCCTGCTGGAGCAGTTTGTGAAATAACTTGCCTAGAAAGGAAGtttctgcagctcagagctggctgCTACCCCAATctgggctgtcagcagctctcccatctcttctttttttttcagtccagCCTGGTGGCTTTGAGGAGGGTCAAGGAGGCTTGTTTTCAGATCCCTGCAAGTGTCTGCCCATTTTCTCTGCACCCTCTGACTGGAGAGGCATCCCGTGCTGAGACCTTGACATAACTTTCCCAGGCTCCATTCTCCTCTCAGTGGCCTTGTCCTGGTGCCAGCTGTGAGATGCAGATGGGGCTCCCTGGAGACCTGTTGAGGGGATGCTGCGGTTTCCCATTGGGCTCGGCTAGAGTGATGCTCAGGGCTGCATCCTGTGAGCTCCCAAAGCATGAGTGCTGCATGCAGCTCGGGTTGTGTTTGGAGATATGGTGCCCACAGCAGCCCACGAGCTGTCCCTTCATCTCCCCTCACCTGTACCTGTCCCACtgtgtatttctttctctctcttcccactGCCCTTTTGTTCCCTTTCCTGgtgaaatattttcctcctgTGCAGGGGAAATCCAGTGGCTTTCAGCGGCGAGCATCATACAGACAGGAATGTCTTGGCACGCTGAGCTTTCCATTAGGAAAACAGATGTTTGTGCAGCAGCTGCGGTTCTGCAGAGAGCTTCTCTTGGCCTTGCAGGGCAGGAACTGGCTGAGCAGGGAGGGAGTGCTGATGGGGACCCCAGCCCCTGTCCAGGGTTGCTCCAGGATGGGCTCAAGCAAAGAGCAGGATGGGCAGGCACTTTGTGCCACCACTCTTTTTTCTCACCTTCTAGAAAGTCTGGGAGCTTTGAGAGTGACTGGGATCTTGGGCTCCAAAGACTTCCATGATGTGTCCACCAGGATCAGAGCCCTCATTTGTCTTATGGGGGAAAGTGAATGCATGGGAGGAGATCTGGAATCACTTGGGAAGTGCCCACACTACAGAGGCGGGACTGGTCCTTACCCTGGGGGTTGTCCTACTGCATCCCTGCTCGATGCCACCAGGGTCTAGGGGTATATCTGGGCTCAGATCTGGACCCAGTGCCTGCAACTATCCCCTTGTTCCTGTTCCTGTGGGGGTGGCCGTGGATGGGGATGGCTGTGTGAATGCTGAAAGTCCCTGATGGTGTTGTCTGCAAGTCTCAGATAGCACTCCTGGAAGGGGACACGCGGTTCCCAGTGGGAACCTGGAGTTGGAGGTGGGCAGCATGTCCCCAGGTCTTACCCTTCTTCATACAGCTGGCACTTGGGGTCCTTCAGGGATggagggcacagcacagccatctCACTGAGCCACGCTCTCTGTCTCCCCACCAGGCATACCTACGCGCGGTGGACGTGAAGATCCTACAGCAGCTGGTGGCAGTCAATGAGGGCATCGAGGCAGTGAAAtggctgctggaggagaagaGCACACTGACCAGCCGCTGCAGCAGCCTGGCCAGCAGCCAGTACAGCCTGGCGGGCAGCCAGACGGCCTCACGGCGGGGCAGCTGGGACAGCCTGCAGGATCCCCCCGACAAGCTGGACAGCATCTCCATCGGCAGCTATCTGGATACGTTGGCTGACGACATGGATGAGTATTCCCAAAATGCCACCGAGCTCCCCAGAGCGCTGGGAAAGGCTGAGCAGGACTGGGGCAGGCTGGACCCCGAGAGGGGTTTCACGAAGCAGgagaagggcagagcagagcatgaGTGGCACCACACAGACCTCAGCCCGAATCGGAGCTGCCCAGACCTGCAGCGCTTTGCTAAGGAGCCCCATGTGGCCAATGGCTACTCGGGCAAAGAGCCCAAATCGGGGCCTGGGGAAAGGCTGGAGAAGGGGAATGTGGGTGGGAAGGTTCAGAAAGCTGAGGCCAACTTGGAGAACTGCAAACTCAACAGCGAACTGCATCTGGAGTACGATGCCCACTGGCTCTGGCTGCAGTCCCAGGACGATGTGACGTTCTTGTAGCCCGTGGCTCTGTGCTCCCCGCACTGCCCGCTCTGCTTCATTGGACTCTGCTCAGGATTGTGGTGTGGTTGGGAATGGGAGCCACTCCTACACATCCCATTTGGTGGCACCAGCATGTGCAGTGCGAGCCATGGGGCAGGGCCATGGGCTGGGCATCCCAACTCAGCACTTCCGTTGTATTTTTCCAAGCAGTGCCCACCAAGGGTAAATGGAACTGGGAGGAGCTGGGGCTCGGTTGGTGGTCAGTGTTGAAAGCCCTTCCTGGAGGTGAAGGTGGTTGAGATGCCTCTGTGAAGCCACTCAGTGGGACATGGAGCTCTAAGTTCCCTGGGTTTGTTTGAGGACTGTCCCACCATGTGACCAAGCCTTGTATGGTGGAGTGGCCCAAGACATGTGGCTCCTCTGCTGGTGTGGATCTGCAGCCTGGAGATGTCCTGTGTGCCCTCTGAGCCTTGGCTTCCCACTGTGCCTTTGACTGCCTGCCCCCTCTGTACCCAGCACCCCCAGCTTGCAGAGCATGGCTTGCACTGAGCTGTACACTCACTTGGGCAGCATCTATGCCCTTCTTGAGATGTTGCAGGAAGGACAGTGGCATTCCACAGCTTCAAGGAAGGGTTCTTCCACACACATGGAGAGCTGAATCCTGGCTCTGCCCTTGTTGGAGTGGTGGAATTTGGTTCATCATCCCTGGAGCTAGTGGGAAACCAATTCCTTCCTGGAGCAGCTGCAAGGTGAGATGGACGTGGCCAGGAGGGCGATTGGGTGCACCTTGGCTGCACATGCACTTCCCTGCATTAGTGGGCAAGAGCAGGACAGTGTCCAAATCATGGGAGGTAGCATCTGCTGAAGAGTTGGGAGCATCCCAAATCCGCCCCATCCCATCTGCCTGCCAGCAGCTCATGGCTCTATGCATGGCCACCATGACCCCAAGGCTTCGCTTCTAGCTCTGCATGAGAGTCCCCAGGGGGATAGGGTAAGTCCTCCAGTGCTGCTAAAATTGCTGTTGGCAACAATCGCTGTGGCTTAATAAATGGTAACTTTTCTCCAAGGCCACGCTGTCGGTGCTTTGTTGCGTCTGCAGAGGTTTAGGGGCAgaagagagctggagctgccaCCTCTGAGAACAATAGCCTGTCTCATGTGAGCATGAGCCACTGATCcagactctttagcaaggtATGTTGTGATAGGATAAGAGGAAGTTTTCAACTAAAACAGAGGAGATTaagactggatataaggaaaaagtttctTACAATAGGACAGAGaagcactggtacaggttgctcagagaggtggtggatgccctacccctgaaggcattcaagctcaggctggatcaggctctgagcacctggtcGAGCTGTaagtgttcctgttcattgcaggggagttggaccagatgacctttaagagacctatccaactcaaatgattctatgatccacGGACTTTGGCATCTGCTCAACCCTGAGCTCTCGAGGCAGACGCTGAAGACAGCAGGATGGGGAAGGGTTTCCCCATATACTGCTAGGTttaggtaaaaaataaaacaaaaaggagaaaacccATAGAAGTAAAATGTCCAGCCCATTCTTCAGCCCAGCTTTTCTATCCCTGTAGtttgcccaaagaagctgtgggtgttccatccctggaggtgctcaaggccaggcaggatgaggccccgggcagcctgatctgataGAGgacaaccagcccacagcaaggGGCTGGGACCAGATGggttttaaggtcccttccaacccaaccattctatggttctatgcCCCCAGAACAGGACATCCCCTCAAATCCAGACCTTGGAGCTGGATCTGGAGAAATGAGAGCTGTTGTGTCCCAGAGCTTTCCTGGGGAAATGCCCTGGGGGATGTCTGTCTGCTGGTGGATAGTTTAGGGTTAGCAGTGGGTGCAAAGCTGCTGCCCCTGCTGTGTCACAGAGCTGTTGGGTGCTGGGAATGGGCAGGAAAACAAGCAGATAAAGCAGCTGAGCAGTGCCAGAAAACGCCCACTGCTGTTACAACAACATTGCCTGCCAATTCTTCCTCTTAGATATACACAGAGATTAGGTCGTATTAATGAGGCAGTAAAACACTTTAATAACTGGCAAGGGGAGCTATTGGAAAGTCCCCTGGGCTCTCCCCTCCCTGCATGCCCTGAAAGGGCCTGTCCCTGGAGGGCTGCAGCCATATAACAGCTCCTATCCAACCACCTTTTCCCAGGGAGGGGGAGAGCCCGCTGCCAGGTCCTATGTTCACCTTCACAGTCCCCATGCTTGCTGCTACCGTTTTGCTCCTCTGAGGGTTACACAGCAAATATGCCACCTTATTCTCCTCTGTGACGTATTGTCTAGGAAATGTCCCCCTGTGTTCCTGGGGACACCTCACTCTGTGGCATCGTAGGCGTGACACTGCTGCTCACCCCACTGGGGATCACCCTGTCGCTGTCTTCTGCCCACCAGCCCTGCTCAGGTCTCTCTTgaggtggggaggaggagaaatcAGAATCActcttctgaaaaattaatCTGCTTTTATCGTCTTAGCCCAGCCTGACCTCACAGAACCcctctgttgttttttccatgGGGTGTTTGGAGGGAAAATTACAGTAAACACTTTGCAAAGAGGCCGTGGGAGATAAGGACTGGATTGTCAGCAGGGAAAAATTGGCACAGCGAGCTCTGCACAGCCACTGGCAGGATTTCCCATGCTGCCCTGGGAGCTGGAGAAAAGGGCATCATCATGAGCAGCACAAAGTCTCAGAAATAGCCAAAGGTTAAAACGCATTGGGTGCTGCTGACAGGCCCCAGCCCGGGGTCTTTTGGCTGGAGAGAAGAACTGAGTTGCTTATGAGAGAGATAGTGTGGTAGCTGGGGCTGGGGAAGGATTGATCTGTGCCATATCCAGGAAAATTGGGGTGTCAAGTCACCCACAGCCCATATCCCTGTCCTGCATGGCCACCTCTCATGGTGAGTCCGGACATGTCCCCGGGCATGGGCCCACTGATACACTTCTCCCAGTCACTCTTTAGCACCACTTGGAGCCTCTTGCTGCGCTGTTTCATGTCCTTCATCCCCAGGACCTGAGCCCAGCTGCCCTTGCAGTGCTGGCATGAGGCACGCAGTGAGGAGCCCACAGATGACCACAGCATAACTGCATTCCCACGTCCCGCAGTGGCAGTTTGGGACTGGTGGCTGATTTTGCCCAAATAAAATACCAAAGCTCAGGTCTTGGTGTTAAATCCAGATGTGAAGTGTGGAGCTCCACCAGCACCTAAAGCTCGTGGGAAAGGACACAGTTCCCCTGCCAAGAGTTTCCCTCTGATTACAGGAGGTATTAGGAAGGAAGGAACCCACCACCCTCCGCCAGCTCCTCATGTGTCCCCCCCCTAGGTATTTTGCTCATCCTCTGCACATCTCTCTATTGGGAACCATGGGGGTTTGAGGCCATTCCGAGTTTGGGAACCTCCCACTTGTAAGGCTGTGCTTCAGGCAAGAAGAGCAGTGTGGATTACAGCTGCTATAAAAAGTGCTGGCACTTCTCACCCTGCACCCTAAGGCGCTTATGGGAGGAAAGCAGGACTTAGGGAGCTATGCTGAGGCCCTTCCAAGCCTCTAGGGAGGCTGGATtgaaaaaagcactgctttcttgGGGAACTGTTTTCAGCCAAAAGCCTTgcacagctccaggctgctCTAGGTGCACCCCTTCAGTGCCTGGAGGGGATCTGTGCTTCACCAAACCTGCATACATGGGGGCTCAGTGGATCAGCCATGGCATCATcgggagctgcagagctctgcacatCCCTCCTGCCATCGGTTGTTGACGATGTGGCAGTTCATGCTCCATGCTCTTGCAGTACCGCTTTGCAGCTGTGCCACTCTGCAGGACGagcctttcctttttctctcctgccACATTCTGGGGTCTCTGCCACGTCCCACCACCCTGCGACGTTCGCACGCGGAGGGGTCCCGGCTGCAAGAGGCCCGGGAAGAGCGGCCACAGGAGGGAGCCGTGTTCCTTCCAGGACAGCGGGTGACAGAGGGACACTGTCGCTGAGAGCCCTGGAGAACCCGATGCTCAGCCCCAGGTGCTGAGAAGGCAGGGCAATGAGGAGACCTGCAACTCCCAGGAAAGCTTCTGCCCCCCAGGAACTGAGATCTTCCCAAGTTTCCCCAGTTCCATCGCCGCAACCCTGCTCCAAGGCTCCAAAATTGCAGGCATCGCCCCTGGCCCCCCAAACAAAGCATTCCTCCAGCTCAGTGCAGTGGGCCAGAGCTGTGACAGTGCAGCCTCAGTGGTGGGATCAGCAGAAGTGCCCCCACCTCGCCAGGCAgggacacacacacatatacacatatacacacatatacacaggGAATTAATGGGGACTCACGTCATCCTCTGGCTCCGTACGCCCATACAGAACTGCTCCCCATCTCCCCTGGCATCCCCCATTACAGCACCACTTCCCTTGACAACCACAGCCCCATACTTTTGGGAGGCAGATGATGCTTCAACCCCTGCTATGGCTAGCTGGGGCTGGGTCAATTGGCTCTGCTCAGGATCAGCCCCTCTGGCCTTTTTTGAATTTGGAAAATATATAGAGAGCTGCGCTGTGCAGAGATCGTGGATTCTGGCTTCAAACATCACACGTGTGGCTGTGGTGACCCCAGCACACTCTCAGGGAGTCACCCAGGTTGGAGGTGACAAAGGGAACCCAAAGGGGATGAGCCAGGGATGCAGCTAAATGGGAACCCAAAGAGCTGCATTCACTGCTAGTGGGTCCCTGCCCCCCCTCCAGCATCATCTCTCTAACTGCATGGGTATGCTGGAAGAGGTTTGTAGGCACAAGTATTTGTTGTACATCTTGTCTCCCCATTTTGCCCTTCCCACTGCCCCATTCCCATGACGCAGGACAGCCGCACGCCAAAGGACCACCCTTCTCTCCACCTTGCCTCTGCTCGCTGTATTtctccatttgctttttttgctaTTCACGGGGTAAACAAGGAAGCTGATGACCCGTAGGACAGACAATCCCGTGGCCCTGGTAATGTCCTTAGAGCCTGGAGGGCTCTGCCCTGCAGGCTCCTCTCATCCCGCAGCCCCTTTCCCTTTGCCCCCACCCCTGCATCGCTGGTTGCTCAGCAGCAGACAGTCCTCTGTCGGCGGTAGAGGCGAACAAGAAGACTTCCCCTGGTTCTTCCCCGCCGTGCCCATCCCATCACACTGCTCATGTCTGCTGTGGCAGGTGGCAGGTCTCGCTGATGGCGATGACCACATCCTGGGGCTGGCGGTCATGATGGCGCAGCACCTCGGGCATCTCGCTCATCTCATTGACACTGCTGGTGATGCAGTTGACGTcgcttttgttgctgttgtcatCTGGGTTGGGGCCGAAGATCCAATCTGGgagtgaaggaggaaaaaatacagttatcTCTGGATGTTCCCAGATCCAAAACCCAGGAGGAAAATTCTCCATTCCCATCCTCCATTGAATCTTGAGCTCTGAATATGAGGACCCAGGAGCATCCCTTGCCCTCTctatccctgtccccatccctgtcccatccCCACCACTCCATCCCATCACCACAGTGCTGTGCTACAGCCTGtgcttttccctcttctttttcccatttctcagGCTGCTGCCTTCTGGAGGCCCTCCTGGCTCAGGCAAATGAAATCATGCTGCTAAtcctgaaaattaaaattaagtgTCTCCGAAGCGAGGCGTGCATCTGGGCTCTCCAGCACAGGCAAGCAATGTGTTCTGTGCCACGGCTTTTTGCTGTCAGGAACGGAGGGGACAATTAAGTAACTGTGTGAAATCCCAATGCATCTGCTGctggaataaagaaaaatggcCTGAGTTGGTGCCTGGGGATACATCCGCTGTGAGAATGCACTGCAGCCATGTGGGGCTTGGAAACCTCCTTGGGCTGTTCTGAGGAGTTGGGAATGAAAAGTgagaaaagcaatgagaaaaaaatgagatagGGAAATCCAGGTGAGAGGAGAGTTGTTCCTGGGGCTGGAGGCAGTGGAAACCTCTTCAAGTAGCACAGGAACCCTTTCTAGGGTGGGTTTTGGTCTGCAGTGCCTGACCTGACCAAGTGGAGGTGAAAGAGGACCAACTGTGTCACTGCCATGcagggaaaaatggaaaagtctCCTGGAAGATATCAATTTGATGcagtt of Meleagris gallopavo isolate NT-WF06-2002-E0010 breed Aviagen turkey brand Nicholas breeding stock chromosome 10, Turkey_5.1, whole genome shotgun sequence contains these proteins:
- the LURAP1 gene encoding leucine rich adaptor protein 1, which translates into the protein MLKVPDGVVCKSQIALLEGDTRFPVGTWSWRWAACPQVLPFFIQLALGVLQGWRAQHSHLTEPRSLSPHQAYLRAVDVKILQQLVAVNEGIEAVKWLLEEKSTLTSRCSSLASSQYSLAGSQTASRRGSWDSLQDPPDKLDSISIGSYLDTLADDMDEYSQNATELPRALGKAEQDWGRLDPERGFTKQEKGRAEHEWHHTDLSPNRSCPDLQRFAKEPHVANGYSGKEPKSGPGERLEKGNVGGKVQKAEANLENCKLNSELHLEYDAHWLWLQSQDDVTFL